ATGCTGCTGTCAGGGCGATGTGCTGGCTGAAGAAGAATCAGGAGGGCTGGTGGGGCTTAACAGCGGGAAAATTACCGACTGTGAATTTTTGCCCGTCAGTTCGAACGAGTCCGTGCAGGAAATGATCGGTCTGGAGATAGAAAACTGCTGATGAACAAAATACATTATATAGAATGAAAGTCATAGAATGAAAGGAATTTGTCGGGGGGTTTAGCCGTGGAGGAGATCAAAAGACAGTGCACCTATTATGAACTGCTGCTATCGGGCTTGAAAGCTTCTCTGCCAGTAGGGATAGGTTATCTGCCCATCGCTTTGACCTTTGGAGTGATAGCAAGCTCACAGGGACTGCCGCTCGTCGTAATTGTCGCTATGTCGGCCTTTGTTTATGCCGGGGCCAGTCAATTTGTTGCCCTGAATGTCATAGCCGCAGGGGCCGGTCCGGCCGGGCTAATTTTAACCACCTTCTTTGTAAACCTGCGCCATCTTTTGATGACCGCTACTACCTCGGAGAAGTTCAGAGGCGAGAGCAAAGGATGGCTGGCTTTTGTCTCCTATGGAATAACAGATGAGGTCTTTTCTTTGATTGCTACCGACAGCCGCAGAAGGCTATCTCGCCCATATGCCCTGGGAGTTATCTCTCTGCCTTATCTGGCCTGGGTAGGGGGTTCGGCTGCAGGAGCGGTGATGGGAGGAGTCATCCCGGCCGTTCTGGAAGCCAGCATGGAAATAGCTTTATATGCCATGTTTATCGGGCTTTTAGTTCCGGAGGTAAAAAATTCGCGATCAAAATTGAACGTGGCTTTTATAGCTCTGGGTCTGAGTTCTATTTTCCACTGGCTGCCTCTTCTGGACCTCTCCGAAGGCT
The nucleotide sequence above comes from Halarsenatibacter silvermanii. Encoded proteins:
- a CDS encoding AzlC family ABC transporter permease — protein: MEEIKRQCTYYELLLSGLKASLPVGIGYLPIALTFGVIASSQGLPLVVIVAMSAFVYAGASQFVALNVIAAGAGPAGLILTTFFVNLRHLLMTATTSEKFRGESKGWLAFVSYGITDEVFSLIATDSRRRLSRPYALGVISLPYLAWVGGSAAGAVMGGVIPAVLEASMEIALYAMFIGLLVPEVKNSRSKLNVAFIALGLSSIFHWLPLLDLSEGWTITLTTLIAALFGAFFLGEEGTTYESD